In the genome of Neodiprion pinetum isolate iyNeoPine1 chromosome 2, iyNeoPine1.2, whole genome shotgun sequence, one region contains:
- the LOC124212904 gene encoding integrin beta-PS-like, whose translation MRVWFCAVIIFAFESAIILGQKNVRDGCTGQKTCTACIRTLGCIWCNIEDVRKTSDTKSRCVNESQLAEDSLWCTNGKKENYTSQLNLIDDANFSSAKKGKKVVQLRPQRVNLRLRKGKEYRLKLAYKRARDYPMDLYFLVDLSISMDKFRATLSKLGRQIARKLKHLTSDFQLGFGSFIDKKNYPSTVLYNNLTLPKSYAFKHSLNLTTVLKEFEKVGDPGPDVGINDIPESGFDGIMQSIVCREQIGWRSEARNLLIHASDALPHIAGDGKIGGLPEPNDEQCHLDESGYYTHAELQDFPSIGQINHQAANNSVNILFLVFRSQDEEVYKGITRVIKGSTVRTVGSNFDNVLQVIRQEYESLVESVTMTSRTSSNVIDVQFLSKCSGKEENLRDKCDNIRINDTVEFVAEIKAITCPEREEDWHQTIEIRPQGINEKLIVNVELLCGCECSKDKPKNSEASHCRSHEKFDCGVCTYDGDFFGKNCPSKKDEDEEEAEKLTQACRANNASEILCSDQGRCIYGKCCCFSENIKGTFCECDDNSCRRSNDGLMCGGHGTCDCGKCACYYGWGGKACELETDTSSCLPPVKNAKACSGAGECKDGKCVCDKEKKRHGEFCEECPSCPSQKCDELKDCVECVVHKAGSIHVKSPDCDGCGKYNIKKVDAIEKNADEKNPEEHYCQIPADDGSTFVFTYFYNGKDIHVNAEKDKKYPLIDDFVAVTLAVMAVTLLLGLLTILAWKVATHVHDKREFQKFEKERANPKWGQTRNPLYVDAVTTFQNPTFSSLREADEF comes from the exons ATGCGTGTCTGGTTTTGTGCTGTGATAATCTTTGCGTTCGAATCGGCCATCATCCTTGGGCAGAAAAATGTCCGCGATGGTTGTACCGGGCAGAAGACTTGCACGGCGTGTATTAGAACTCTGGGCTGTATCTGGTGTAACATCGAG GATGTCCGGAAAACGAGTGACACGAAATCACGATGTGTGAACGAAAGTCAGCTTGCCGAGGACAGCTTGTGGTGCACGAACGGGAAAAAAGAGAATTACACAAGCCAATTGAACCTAATTGACGACGCGAACTTTTCCTCggcaaaaaaaggaaagaaagtgGTGCAGCTCCGACCGCAACGTGTCAACTTGAGGCTTCGAAAGG GTAAAGAGTACCGTCTCAAGTTGGCGTATAAAAGGGCCAGGGATTATCCAATGGATCTGTATTTCCTTGTCGATTTGTCGATATCGATGGATAAATTTCGAGCTACTCTTTCCAAATTGGGACGCCAGATAGCCCGCAAGCTGAAACACCTCACATCCGACTTCCAGTTGGGATTTGGAAGCTTTATCGACAAAAAAAACTACCCGTCAACCGTCCTATATAACAATTT AACCTTGCCCAAGTCTTACGCTTTTAAACACAGCCTCAACCTGACAACAGTTCTCAAAGAATTCGAG AAAGTAGGTGATCCTGGCCCTGATGTAGGCATCAATGATATCCCCGAGAGCGGTTTCGATGGTATCATGCAATCCATCGTTTGTAGAGAACAGATTGGTTGGCGATCAGAAGCCCGAAATCTTCTTATTCACGCAAGTGACGCACTCCCTCACATCGCTGGTGACGGTAAG ATCGGAGGATTGCCTGAACCTAATGACGAGCAGTGCCATCTGGATGAATCAGGGTATTATACACATGCGGAACTTCAAGACTTTCCCTCCATTGGCCAG ATAAATCACCAGGCTGCTAACAACTCCGTGAACATACTTTTTCTGGTATTTCGCTCTCAAGATGAGGAGGTCTATAAAGGGATAACACGCGTGATTAAGGGTTCCACAGTTCGAACTGTTGGTAGTAACTTTGACAACGTTCTACAAGTAATCAGGCAGGAATACGAG AGCTTAGTCGAATCTGTCACGATGACAAGTCGGACATCTTCGAACGTCATTGACGTTCAGTTTCTTTCGAAGTGTTCGGGCAAGGAGGAGAACTTGCGAGATAAATGCGACAACATTCGCATTAACGATACCGTCGAATTTGTAGCCGAAATAAAG GCAATAACCTGCCCGGAGCGCGAAGAAGATTGGCATCAGACCATCGAAATTCGGCCACAAGGAATCAACGAAAAACTTATCGTTAACGTTGAGCTTCTGTGCGGCTGCGAATGCTCTAAGGACAAGCCTAAG AACTCAGAAGCTTCGCATTGCCGAAGTCACGAGAAATTTGATTGCGGTGTTTGCACGTACGACGGGGATTTCTTCGGGAAAAACTGCCCGAGCAAGAAGGACgaagacgaggaggaggcggaaAAGCTGACGCAGGCCTGTCGGGCGAACAACGCGTCCGAGATTCTGTGCAGTGATCAGGGACGATGCATATACGGCAAGTGCTGCTGCTTCTCGGAAAACATTAAGGGCACATTTTGCGAGTGCGACGACAACTCTTGCCGACGATCCAACGACGGCCTG ATGTGCGGAGGGCACGGGACATGCGATTGCGGAAAGTGTGCCTGCTACTATGGATGGGGCGGAAAAGCATGCGAATTGGAAACTGACACGTCTTCGTGTCTCCCGCCGGTCAAAAATGCCAAGGCTTGCAGCGGCGCCGGGGAGTGCAAAGACGGAAAGTGCGTGTGCGACAAGGAAAAGAAGAGGCACGGAGAATTCTGCGAGGAATGCCCG TCGTGCCCGAGTCAGAAGTGCGACGAGCTCAAAGACTGCGTTGAGTGTGTTGTGCATAAAGCCGGCAGTATCCACGTGAAATCCCCGGATTGTGATGGTTGCGGTAAATACAATATTAAAAAG GTTGACGCGATTGAGAAAAACGCTGACGAGAAAAACCCAGAAGAACACTATTGCCAAATTCCGGCCGATGACGGATCCACGTTCGTTTTTACGTACTTTTACAACGGCAAGGATATTCATGTAAACGCGGAAAAGGATAAAAAGTATCCCCTGATCGATGATTTCGTTG CTGTGACTCTCGCCGTGATGGCTGTTACTTTGTTACTGGGATTGCTGACTATCCTGGCATGGAAGGTGGCAACGCATGTCCACGACAAGAGAGAGTTCCAGAAATTCGAGAAAGAGCGTGCGAATCCAAAATGGGGTCAG ACTCGAAATCCACTCTACGTTGATGCAGTGACAACTTTCCAAAACCCCACCTTCAGCTCTCTTCGCGAAGCCGATGAATTTTAG